GGGGATCTCTTATGTGAATACTTCTTTTTTCATGTTCGTTGCTAATAAAGTTGATCATTCTTTCCTTGGCATGATCACAGATATAAATTTCGTTGAGAAGTAAGGCATTAATAGATTTTAAAAACTCATCATACTTGCAGTTTTTATCAAGATAACTTTTTATGCCTTTGTTGAAAAGCTTACGAATATCAATTACATCATAGCAATTTCCAATAATAATTATTTTGATAGTATGATTTTCGGAGGTTATATTTTCTACAGATTTGTAAAGTTCTGTAAGCATTAACATGTTTGAGCTCATCACAAGAATCTCAGGAGGTTCATCCTTTAAATGCTTTGAAAGAGTTTCTAATGAATTACAGATATGAATTGAGTTGAAGATTTTGCTTTGGGTCAGCAATTTCGACAGGCCTTCAGTGTACAACATAGGCTCGTCAAAAATGGTTAGTCTTGGTTTCATCATGGTTAGTTTTATTTATATAAAAATATAAAAAAAACTTCATATTTTAAACAAAATTGACATATATTTTCATTTTTTAATATATATATTGATGGTAAATTGTTATTTTTATTGATTATTCATTAATATAATTCTCTTTTTGTTGAGTTTTGATGTGATAATTTAGAGTTATTGTGTCAAAATTTCTTATTCTGTCGGTATTTAAGTGTTGTTGTTTTGATCAATTAAATTATTTAACTAACACGACAGGGATATGTTTTACCGGAAAATTAACTGAGTTGGCAATAAAACAAAATTCATTAGCTTTATGATGCAGCTGTTCTGCTTTTTCTATCATTGATCTATCCGCCACCGTAATTTTAGGATGTAAGGTAACTTCAGTAAAATGCCCACTTCCATTGGGTGTTTCTGCCATGATACCGGTAGCCTCATCCATATAGTCTGTAACAATAACGCCTGCTTCGGAACAAAAATGAAGATACCAAAGCATATGACATGAGGAAAGCGAGGAAATAAAAATTTCTTCAGGATTATGCTTTGTTTGATCTCCCCGGAATGATGGGTCAGATGAACCTTCAATGTTAATTTTATGATCTACAGAGATAATATGGCTCCTTTCATAATCTCTGTAGCCGCTGGTTCCGGTTCCCTTATTTCCTGTCCACTGAATCGTAGTTTTGTAATGGTGCTCTTTGCTCATTTTAATAAAAAAAAAGTATCTGCTAAAATTAGCAAATACTTAAAAAAAATCAAATATCAAGTTTATTAGTCCTTGATAAGTTTTTTTGCTGTGCTATTTCCTTTTTCAAAGGTGACTTTAGCCATATAAACACCTTTAGGTAAATCAGAAACAGAAATGTTGCTGCCTTTTAAGGTTTTTAAAATCTTTCCGTCAAGAGAATAAATTTCAATTTTGTTTACTTTTTCCTTTGATTGATAAACCAAGGCTTGCTTCATAGGGTTTTCAAAGGAAATATCATTATTGATCTTTGTAATATCAGTTGTTGACAAGGTAGCATTGGTAAGCAGATACTTTACAATATGTCCGTTTCCTCTTATAATGATATTGCCATTATTAACAATCATTTCCTCCACATCAGAATCTGTTTGTAGATAATTGTTAAAAATAGGTTCCACTGAACCATTTTGAGTAAGTTTTGAAATTAAATTACTTGAATTGCCTGCTCCTCCAATATAATAAGATCCCTCTTCTTCTGTAATACTTTGAATCCATGCGCCTCCATTCAGTCCGGAATTTGTATTTACATTGTAGTTAAATGTATTATCAAGACTTCCGTCCGGGTTTATTCTTAAAAGTTTATCATCTGAACCTAGGGAGAAAAGAATTTTATTATTGCTATCTACAAATACAGCACTAGTATTGCCATATCCATATCCGTTAGCATCTAACAAGGGTGCAGTGCCATTATTCCCAAAGCTAGTTATTGGTTGCCCATTTGAATTAAATTTTTGAATAAAACCGCCGTTACTATTGAAACAGATAATATTAGATTGGTTGTCCATACGTACAAATGTTCTGCCTGCAGGACTTCCTTGCGTGGTTACATAGCCATTGTTTCCGAAAGTATTATCCAAACTTCCATTGGCGTTAAGTCTGAGAATTATGTGGTTGTGCTGAATGTTTTGAATGTATCTGATAGCATGAACAAGTATTTTGTCATTCTGCAAAATAATTCCATAGGAAGCATACTCTTGATCAGTAATAAGGGACGGTATAATAACAGTACCGTTTGTTGCAAAAGAATTGTCTAATTGCCCATTAGGAAGTATTCTGGATATTGCGGCTGCTTCTGTATTCGTAAAGCCGAAAACGACCAATTTTCCATCTGATTGTACTTTAACTTCATTCAGGTAGCTGTTATTAGGTAATTGAAGTTTACCGCTGTTCCCGAAAGTTTGATCTAGAGTTCCGTTGGCTGTAAGTTTTGTTACATAAGATTCAGTGACATTGATTCCATTGCCAGTATTCACATTATGTGTAAAATAAATTTGATTGTTAGAATCTTGAGCCATAGACCAGGTAAGGTTTCCTGGCATTGTAGCTATTCCATTGATAGCAAAAGTTGGATCCTTCGAAATAATCTGAGCAGAGATATTCTGGATCACCAGAATAGCCAGTAATAAAATTTTTTTCATTTATTTGAGTTTCTAAAATGTGTTTTAAAAAAAGCCGATAATAATTTTAATTTTTCTCAGCACTTTTTTGCAAATATAATAAAAAAACCTCCAGTAAAACTAGAGGTTTGAATTTTGTCTTAATTAGAGAATTCTATTAATTCTTCTTTTTTTGCATTGTAGATTTTGTATTCTAAATATTTAAAAGAATCCCTTGGAACAATGGTTACCCATTTTTTGTATTTGATAAACCATTTCATTTGGATACTTTTGATGCCTTTCGTTAAATAGGCTTCTACAAATGGGTGTACATGCAGATAAATTTTTCCTTTTTCTTTCTGCAGAATATTTCTTAAGGTTTCACCCATTCTTTCCACGATAACAATTGGAGCTACAATTTCTCCATCTTTGTTCGGGTTTTCTTCTTTGGTTTCGATCTGTTTTTCCGGACGGTTTCTTTGTCTGGTAATCTGGATCAGACCGAATTTACTT
This genomic interval from Chryseobacterium joostei contains the following:
- a CDS encoding response regulator transcription factor; this encodes MMKPRLTIFDEPMLYTEGLSKLLTQSKIFNSIHICNSLETLSKHLKDEPPEILVMSSNMLMLTELYKSVENITSENHTIKIIIIGNCYDVIDIRKLFNKGIKSYLDKNCKYDEFLKSINALLLNEIYICDHAKERMINFISNEHEKRSIHIRDPLTRREMEILKLICDGFSSKDISEKLFISINTVETHRKKILLKLNVKNTVGVVKYAIENHIID
- a CDS encoding OsmC family protein; the protein is MSKEHHYKTTIQWTGNKGTGTSGYRDYERSHIISVDHKINIEGSSDPSFRGDQTKHNPEEIFISSLSSCHMLWYLHFCSEAGVIVTDYMDEATGIMAETPNGSGHFTEVTLHPKITVADRSMIEKAEQLHHKANEFCFIANSVNFPVKHIPVVLVK
- a CDS encoding T9SS type A sorting domain-containing protein, producing the protein MKKILLLAILVIQNISAQIISKDPTFAINGIATMPGNLTWSMAQDSNNQIYFTHNVNTGNGINVTESYVTKLTANGTLDQTFGNSGKLQLPNNSYLNEVKVQSDGKLVVFGFTNTEAAAISRILPNGQLDNSFATNGTVIIPSLITDQEYASYGIILQNDKILVHAIRYIQNIQHNHIILRLNANGSLDNTFGNNGYVTTQGSPAGRTFVRMDNQSNIICFNSNGGFIQKFNSNGQPITSFGNNGTAPLLDANGYGYGNTSAVFVDSNNKILFSLGSDDKLLRINPDGSLDNTFNYNVNTNSGLNGGAWIQSITEEEGSYYIGGAGNSSNLISKLTQNGSVEPIFNNYLQTDSDVEEMIVNNGNIIIRGNGHIVKYLLTNATLSTTDITKINNDISFENPMKQALVYQSKEKVNKIEIYSLDGKILKTLKGSNISVSDLPKGVYMAKVTFEKGNSTAKKLIKD